In a genomic window of Zingiber officinale cultivar Zhangliang unplaced genomic scaffold, Zo_v1.1 ctg135, whole genome shotgun sequence:
- the LOC122036257 gene encoding putative lysine-specific demethylase JMJ16 isoform X2, with the protein MGADCIGTLVKDDLDGMSQFPPGFAPIALLNMHNAQDLKAPANASEALQCIMRDDKSSVTLQISQDIKNTRNAPEFVQCTTKEEKSRKSLRERPSINYRQFDTSSDEESDYEPFEEAISSTRRLPKGVFRGCAKCENCQKVTARWKPQDARKPVLDNAPVFYPTEEEFKDTIKYIATIRQSAEQYGICRIVPPSSWNPTCLLKQKQIWGNSKFATRIQQVDKLQNRLTSKKMGRSHIFMRGRRKALKTENTNEEDKAESNCCNNVERFGFVPGPDFTLESFETYADEFKRQYFSRSAEFVLGSCQEPSVDDIEGEYWRIVERPTEEIEVLYGADVDTGVFSSGFPKELSSAKVPTLEDQYMSSGWNLNNFPRLPGSVLSFESGDISGVLVPWLYVGMCFSSFCWHVEDHHLYSLNYMHWGAPKIWYGVAGKDALKLEEAMKKNLPDLFEEQPDLLHNLVTQFSPSLLRLEGVPVYRCVQNEGEFVLTFPRAYHSGFNSGFNCAEAVNVAPVDWLLHGQHAVELYREQGRRISISHDKLLLGAAREAIRAQWNILFLRKNTPDNLRWKNLCGPGSTLVKALKERIDMERARRENLCSSQSAKMDSNFDTDCERECFICHYDLYISATKCECSPDKYACLVHAKQLCSCALTMRSFLFRYEISELNVLLDALAGKLSAIHRWGLIDLGLSLSSHVTKEKAQECKQVLPACKEGTTHKDNTMANQKRTVNARCSSYKDCDASKLQHFEGIEERKRKTHDMDKSTGEHADDASKYLSVVTDQNSILSGLNPRANGCSHAPSVVSSESQHSSNSTLNHVILQTNSSEITEIKSTSVSVLGNTEPETCYLSGGGGIAPVANEVKDAKKSLTNKIEEASFVCSESLSRLLNCEDKVTSCSSHKDQDLITPQTNASLLSEKEIHMLPVMATSSSKNLSSIEPDVKMQQKVTFTKYSSNILDQQLLTVPFGKASECPKSANDIITSPLTDPSYLKETNGGDSSKFLPNHQFSGGDVQIYESKGKIESSPENNGVDRRNPIATSSASYPQNNIDKYYLQQKGPRIAKVVRRVNCNVQVLEYGVMLSGKLWSTSQAIFPKGYRSRVRYFSVLDPTQMCCYISEILDAGLLGPLFMVVVEQCPSEVFIHVSATKCWDMVREKVNDQIRQHRGTGRQNLPPLQPPGSLDGLEMFGLSSPKILQAIQALDQDFVCMEYWRSRPKPPAADTQANSTNSLEQRPTKRCRGIGEDPSQTASFVSIRGLFKKANMEELHSLQTVLGNDRSDKSNEELMHMVDEEIKSRNFPT; encoded by the exons ATGGGAGCAGACTGCATTGGGACCCTTGTTAAAGACGACCTGGATGGAATGTCACAATTTCCACCAGGTTTTGCACCAATCGCATTATTGAACATGCATAATGCCCAGGATCTTAAGGCTCCAGCAAATGCATCGGAAGCGTTGCAATGTATCATGAGAGATGACAAATCAAGTGTCACCTTGCAGATCTCCCAAGACATTAAAAATACTAGAAATGCTCCTGAATTTGTACAATGCACCACAAAAGAAGAGAAATCAAGGAAGTCTCTTCGAGAAAGACCATCTATAAATTATCGCCAGTTTGATACTAGTTCAGATGAAGAGTCTGACTATGAACCTTTTGAAGAG GCCATCTCTTCAACTCGCCGTCTACCTAAAGGTGTTTTTCGAGGATGTGCCAAATGTGAAAATTGTCAGAAG GTTACTGCAAGATGGAAGCCACAAGATGCTCGCAAGCCTGTTCTTGACAATGCACCTGTATTTTATCCTACTGAAGAG GAGTTTAAAGATACTATCAAATATATTGCAACTATACGCCAAAGTGCAGAGCAGTATGGAATATGCCGAATAGTTCCACCCTCATCTTGGAATCCCACGTGCCTTCTCAAGCAGAAGCAAATATGGGGAAATTCAAAATTTGCTACCCGAATCCAACAGGTAGATAAGCTTCAAAACCGCCTTACATCAAAGAAGATGGGCAGAAGTCATATCTTTATGAGGGGAAGAAGAAAGGCCCTTAAAACAGAGAATACCAATGAAGAAGATAAGGCAGAATCTAATTGCTGTAACAATGTTGAGAGGTTTGGATTTGTACCTGGTCCAGATTTCACTCTGGAATCTTTTGAGACGTATGCAGATGAGTTCAAGAGACAATATTTTAGCAGAAGTGCAGAATTTGTTTTAGGGTCCTGCCAGGAACCTTCCGTTGATGATATTGAAGGTGAATATTGGCGGATAGTGGAAAGACCAACAGAAGAGATTGAG GTTCTTTATGGTGCTGATGTTGACACTGGGGTTTTCAGTAGTGGCTTTCCCAAAGAGTTATCCTCTGCGAAGGTACCAACACTAGAGGATCAGTATATGAGTTCGGGATGGAATTTAAATAACTTCCCTCGGCTTCCGGGCTCTGTTTTATCGTTTGAAAGTGGAGACATTTCTGGTGTTCTAGTGCCATGGTTGTATGTTGGAATGTGCTTTTCCTCCTTTTGTTGG CATGTGGAAGATCACCATCTATACTCATTAAACTATATGCATTGGGGTGCACCAAAAATATGGTATGGAGTTGCAGGGAAAGATGCCTTAAAATTAGAGGAAGCTATGAAAAAAAATCTGCCAGATTTGTTTGAAGAACAACCGGACTTGCTGCACAATCTT GTGACACAATTTTCACCTTCTCTTTTACGGTTGGAAGGTGTACCTGTATATCGTTGTGTTCAAAATGAAGGAGAATTTGTTCTCACGTTCCCACGAGCATATCATTCTGGTTTCAATTCTGGATTCAACTGTGCGGAGGCTGTAAATGTAGCTCCTGTTGATTGGCTGCTCCATGGGCAGCATGCCGTGGAGCTTTACCGCGAACAGGGACGCAGGATATCCATATCGCATGACAAATTGTTGCTGGGAGCTGCAAGAGAAGCCATTAGAGCACAGTGGAATATTCTATTCCTGAGGAAAAACACTCCAGATAATTTAAGATGGAAAAATCTCTGTGGACCTGGAAGCACACTGGTGAAGGCACTCAAG GAACGAATTGATATGGAGCGAGCTAGAAGAGAGAATCTTTGTTCTTCCCAGTCAGCAAAAATGGACTCTAACTTTGATACTGACTGTGAAAGGGAATGTTTCATTTGCCACTATGACTTATACATCTCAGCTACCAAATGTGAATGTTCACCAGACAAATATGCGTGTCTTGTTCATGCAAAACAGCTTTGCTCATGTGCTTTGACAATGAGGTCATTTTTGTTCCGCTATGAGATCAGTGAGTTGAATGTCTTACTAGATGCTTTAGCAGGGAAGTTGAGTGCAATTCATAGATGGGGCCTTATTGATCTTGGATTAAGTTTAAGCTCTCATGTTACTAAAGAGAAAGCACAAGAGTGCAAACAAGTTCTTCCGGCTTGTAAAGAAGGAACAACGCACAAGGATAACACAATGGCTAATCAAAAAAGGACCGTCAATGCAAGATGCAGTTCATATAAAGACTGTGATGCATCAAAGCTGCAACATTTTGaaggaatagaagagagaaaaagaaaaactcaTGACATGGATAAGTCAACTGGTGAACATGCTGATGATGCTTCAAAATATCTGTCAGTTGTAACAGATCAAAACAGCATTTTGAGTGGTCTAAATCCTAGAGCAAATGGATGTTCACATGCCCCTTCGGTGGTCTCTTCAGAGTCTCAACATTCTTCCAATAGCACTTTAAACCATGTAATTTTGCAAACCAATTCTAGTGAAATAACAGAGATAAAAAGTACAAGCGTCTCAGTACTTGGCAACACCGAACCAGAAACCTGTTATTTATCTGGTGGAGGGGGCATTGCACCAGTAGCCAATGAAGTTAAAGATGCAAAGAAATCGTTAACAAATAAAATTGAGGAAGCATCATTTGTTTGCTCTGAATCATTGTCTAGGTTGTTGAATTGTGAAGATAAGGTGACATCCTGCAGTTCTCACAAGGATCAAGATCTTATCACCCCTCAGACAAATGCATCACTACTGAGTGAAAAAGAGATCCACATGCTACCTGTTATGGCAACATCAAGCAGTAAGAATTTAAGCTCTATAGAGCCTGATGTCAAGATGCAACAAAAGGTAACTTTCACTAAGTATTCATCCAATATACTGGATCAACAATTGTTGACGGTGCCTTTTGGCAAAGCGTCTGAATGCCCTAAATCTGCCAACGACATCATCACAAGCCCATTGACAGATCCTTCTTATTtaaaagaaacaaatggaggtgaTTCTTCAAAATTTCTCCCAAATCATCAATTTTCTGGAGGTGATGTGCAAATATATGAAAGTAAAGGGAAAATTGAATCAAGTCCAGAGAATAATGGGGTAGACAGAAGAAATCCAATTGCAACAAGCTCAGCTTCTTATCCACAAAATAATATTGATAAATACTATCTGCAACAAAAGGGCCCTCGCATAGCCAAGGTGGTGCGGCGTGTTAATTGCAATGTTCAGGTGTTGGAATATGGTGTCATGCTTTCCGGAAAATTATGGTCCACTAGTCAGGCCATATTCCCAAAAG GATACAGAAGTCGGGTCAGGTACTTCAGTGTTCTAGATCCAACACAGATGTGCTGCTACATATCTGAGATTCTGGATGCTGGATTGCTTGGGCCCCTATTTATG GTTGTAGTTGAACAATGTCCAAGTGAAGTATTCATCCATGTTTCTGCCACAAAATGCTGGGACATGGTGAGAGAAAAGGTGAATGATCAAATTAGGCAGCACCGTGGTACAGGAAGGCAAAACCTTCCTCCCTTGCAGCCTCCAGGATCTCTTGATGGCCTAGAAATGTTTGGTTTATCATCACCAAAAATCCTTCAG GCAATTCAGGCGCTTGATCAGGACTTCGTCTGCATGGAGTACTGGAGATCTAGACCGAAGCCTCCAGCAGCAGATACTCAGGCAAACTCCACGAACTCTCTGGAACAGAGACCTACTAAAAGATGTCGAGGCATTGGAGAAGACCCATCGCAGACCGCTTCTTTTGTATCCATCAGAGGCCTCTTCAAGAAAGCTAACATGGAGGAGCTGCACTCTCTACAGACAGTACTAGGCAATGATCGATCGGACAAATCCAATGAAGAACTGATGCATATGGTCGATGAAGAAATCAAGAGCCGTAACTTCCCTACATAA
- the LOC122036257 gene encoding putative lysine-specific demethylase JMJ16 isoform X1, whose protein sequence is MSMGADCIGTLVKDDLDGMSQFPPGFAPIALLNMHNAQDLKAPANASEALQCIMRDDKSSVTLQISQDIKNTRNAPEFVQCTTKEEKSRKSLRERPSINYRQFDTSSDEESDYEPFEEAISSTRRLPKGVFRGCAKCENCQKVTARWKPQDARKPVLDNAPVFYPTEEEFKDTIKYIATIRQSAEQYGICRIVPPSSWNPTCLLKQKQIWGNSKFATRIQQVDKLQNRLTSKKMGRSHIFMRGRRKALKTENTNEEDKAESNCCNNVERFGFVPGPDFTLESFETYADEFKRQYFSRSAEFVLGSCQEPSVDDIEGEYWRIVERPTEEIEVLYGADVDTGVFSSGFPKELSSAKVPTLEDQYMSSGWNLNNFPRLPGSVLSFESGDISGVLVPWLYVGMCFSSFCWHVEDHHLYSLNYMHWGAPKIWYGVAGKDALKLEEAMKKNLPDLFEEQPDLLHNLVTQFSPSLLRLEGVPVYRCVQNEGEFVLTFPRAYHSGFNSGFNCAEAVNVAPVDWLLHGQHAVELYREQGRRISISHDKLLLGAAREAIRAQWNILFLRKNTPDNLRWKNLCGPGSTLVKALKERIDMERARRENLCSSQSAKMDSNFDTDCERECFICHYDLYISATKCECSPDKYACLVHAKQLCSCALTMRSFLFRYEISELNVLLDALAGKLSAIHRWGLIDLGLSLSSHVTKEKAQECKQVLPACKEGTTHKDNTMANQKRTVNARCSSYKDCDASKLQHFEGIEERKRKTHDMDKSTGEHADDASKYLSVVTDQNSILSGLNPRANGCSHAPSVVSSESQHSSNSTLNHVILQTNSSEITEIKSTSVSVLGNTEPETCYLSGGGGIAPVANEVKDAKKSLTNKIEEASFVCSESLSRLLNCEDKVTSCSSHKDQDLITPQTNASLLSEKEIHMLPVMATSSSKNLSSIEPDVKMQQKVTFTKYSSNILDQQLLTVPFGKASECPKSANDIITSPLTDPSYLKETNGGDSSKFLPNHQFSGGDVQIYESKGKIESSPENNGVDRRNPIATSSASYPQNNIDKYYLQQKGPRIAKVVRRVNCNVQVLEYGVMLSGKLWSTSQAIFPKGYRSRVRYFSVLDPTQMCCYISEILDAGLLGPLFMVVVEQCPSEVFIHVSATKCWDMVREKVNDQIRQHRGTGRQNLPPLQPPGSLDGLEMFGLSSPKILQAIQALDQDFVCMEYWRSRPKPPAADTQANSTNSLEQRPTKRCRGIGEDPSQTASFVSIRGLFKKANMEELHSLQTVLGNDRSDKSNEELMHMVDEEIKSRNFPT, encoded by the exons ATG AGTATGGGAGCAGACTGCATTGGGACCCTTGTTAAAGACGACCTGGATGGAATGTCACAATTTCCACCAGGTTTTGCACCAATCGCATTATTGAACATGCATAATGCCCAGGATCTTAAGGCTCCAGCAAATGCATCGGAAGCGTTGCAATGTATCATGAGAGATGACAAATCAAGTGTCACCTTGCAGATCTCCCAAGACATTAAAAATACTAGAAATGCTCCTGAATTTGTACAATGCACCACAAAAGAAGAGAAATCAAGGAAGTCTCTTCGAGAAAGACCATCTATAAATTATCGCCAGTTTGATACTAGTTCAGATGAAGAGTCTGACTATGAACCTTTTGAAGAG GCCATCTCTTCAACTCGCCGTCTACCTAAAGGTGTTTTTCGAGGATGTGCCAAATGTGAAAATTGTCAGAAG GTTACTGCAAGATGGAAGCCACAAGATGCTCGCAAGCCTGTTCTTGACAATGCACCTGTATTTTATCCTACTGAAGAG GAGTTTAAAGATACTATCAAATATATTGCAACTATACGCCAAAGTGCAGAGCAGTATGGAATATGCCGAATAGTTCCACCCTCATCTTGGAATCCCACGTGCCTTCTCAAGCAGAAGCAAATATGGGGAAATTCAAAATTTGCTACCCGAATCCAACAGGTAGATAAGCTTCAAAACCGCCTTACATCAAAGAAGATGGGCAGAAGTCATATCTTTATGAGGGGAAGAAGAAAGGCCCTTAAAACAGAGAATACCAATGAAGAAGATAAGGCAGAATCTAATTGCTGTAACAATGTTGAGAGGTTTGGATTTGTACCTGGTCCAGATTTCACTCTGGAATCTTTTGAGACGTATGCAGATGAGTTCAAGAGACAATATTTTAGCAGAAGTGCAGAATTTGTTTTAGGGTCCTGCCAGGAACCTTCCGTTGATGATATTGAAGGTGAATATTGGCGGATAGTGGAAAGACCAACAGAAGAGATTGAG GTTCTTTATGGTGCTGATGTTGACACTGGGGTTTTCAGTAGTGGCTTTCCCAAAGAGTTATCCTCTGCGAAGGTACCAACACTAGAGGATCAGTATATGAGTTCGGGATGGAATTTAAATAACTTCCCTCGGCTTCCGGGCTCTGTTTTATCGTTTGAAAGTGGAGACATTTCTGGTGTTCTAGTGCCATGGTTGTATGTTGGAATGTGCTTTTCCTCCTTTTGTTGG CATGTGGAAGATCACCATCTATACTCATTAAACTATATGCATTGGGGTGCACCAAAAATATGGTATGGAGTTGCAGGGAAAGATGCCTTAAAATTAGAGGAAGCTATGAAAAAAAATCTGCCAGATTTGTTTGAAGAACAACCGGACTTGCTGCACAATCTT GTGACACAATTTTCACCTTCTCTTTTACGGTTGGAAGGTGTACCTGTATATCGTTGTGTTCAAAATGAAGGAGAATTTGTTCTCACGTTCCCACGAGCATATCATTCTGGTTTCAATTCTGGATTCAACTGTGCGGAGGCTGTAAATGTAGCTCCTGTTGATTGGCTGCTCCATGGGCAGCATGCCGTGGAGCTTTACCGCGAACAGGGACGCAGGATATCCATATCGCATGACAAATTGTTGCTGGGAGCTGCAAGAGAAGCCATTAGAGCACAGTGGAATATTCTATTCCTGAGGAAAAACACTCCAGATAATTTAAGATGGAAAAATCTCTGTGGACCTGGAAGCACACTGGTGAAGGCACTCAAG GAACGAATTGATATGGAGCGAGCTAGAAGAGAGAATCTTTGTTCTTCCCAGTCAGCAAAAATGGACTCTAACTTTGATACTGACTGTGAAAGGGAATGTTTCATTTGCCACTATGACTTATACATCTCAGCTACCAAATGTGAATGTTCACCAGACAAATATGCGTGTCTTGTTCATGCAAAACAGCTTTGCTCATGTGCTTTGACAATGAGGTCATTTTTGTTCCGCTATGAGATCAGTGAGTTGAATGTCTTACTAGATGCTTTAGCAGGGAAGTTGAGTGCAATTCATAGATGGGGCCTTATTGATCTTGGATTAAGTTTAAGCTCTCATGTTACTAAAGAGAAAGCACAAGAGTGCAAACAAGTTCTTCCGGCTTGTAAAGAAGGAACAACGCACAAGGATAACACAATGGCTAATCAAAAAAGGACCGTCAATGCAAGATGCAGTTCATATAAAGACTGTGATGCATCAAAGCTGCAACATTTTGaaggaatagaagagagaaaaagaaaaactcaTGACATGGATAAGTCAACTGGTGAACATGCTGATGATGCTTCAAAATATCTGTCAGTTGTAACAGATCAAAACAGCATTTTGAGTGGTCTAAATCCTAGAGCAAATGGATGTTCACATGCCCCTTCGGTGGTCTCTTCAGAGTCTCAACATTCTTCCAATAGCACTTTAAACCATGTAATTTTGCAAACCAATTCTAGTGAAATAACAGAGATAAAAAGTACAAGCGTCTCAGTACTTGGCAACACCGAACCAGAAACCTGTTATTTATCTGGTGGAGGGGGCATTGCACCAGTAGCCAATGAAGTTAAAGATGCAAAGAAATCGTTAACAAATAAAATTGAGGAAGCATCATTTGTTTGCTCTGAATCATTGTCTAGGTTGTTGAATTGTGAAGATAAGGTGACATCCTGCAGTTCTCACAAGGATCAAGATCTTATCACCCCTCAGACAAATGCATCACTACTGAGTGAAAAAGAGATCCACATGCTACCTGTTATGGCAACATCAAGCAGTAAGAATTTAAGCTCTATAGAGCCTGATGTCAAGATGCAACAAAAGGTAACTTTCACTAAGTATTCATCCAATATACTGGATCAACAATTGTTGACGGTGCCTTTTGGCAAAGCGTCTGAATGCCCTAAATCTGCCAACGACATCATCACAAGCCCATTGACAGATCCTTCTTATTtaaaagaaacaaatggaggtgaTTCTTCAAAATTTCTCCCAAATCATCAATTTTCTGGAGGTGATGTGCAAATATATGAAAGTAAAGGGAAAATTGAATCAAGTCCAGAGAATAATGGGGTAGACAGAAGAAATCCAATTGCAACAAGCTCAGCTTCTTATCCACAAAATAATATTGATAAATACTATCTGCAACAAAAGGGCCCTCGCATAGCCAAGGTGGTGCGGCGTGTTAATTGCAATGTTCAGGTGTTGGAATATGGTGTCATGCTTTCCGGAAAATTATGGTCCACTAGTCAGGCCATATTCCCAAAAG GATACAGAAGTCGGGTCAGGTACTTCAGTGTTCTAGATCCAACACAGATGTGCTGCTACATATCTGAGATTCTGGATGCTGGATTGCTTGGGCCCCTATTTATG GTTGTAGTTGAACAATGTCCAAGTGAAGTATTCATCCATGTTTCTGCCACAAAATGCTGGGACATGGTGAGAGAAAAGGTGAATGATCAAATTAGGCAGCACCGTGGTACAGGAAGGCAAAACCTTCCTCCCTTGCAGCCTCCAGGATCTCTTGATGGCCTAGAAATGTTTGGTTTATCATCACCAAAAATCCTTCAG GCAATTCAGGCGCTTGATCAGGACTTCGTCTGCATGGAGTACTGGAGATCTAGACCGAAGCCTCCAGCAGCAGATACTCAGGCAAACTCCACGAACTCTCTGGAACAGAGACCTACTAAAAGATGTCGAGGCATTGGAGAAGACCCATCGCAGACCGCTTCTTTTGTATCCATCAGAGGCCTCTTCAAGAAAGCTAACATGGAGGAGCTGCACTCTCTACAGACAGTACTAGGCAATGATCGATCGGACAAATCCAATGAAGAACTGATGCATATGGTCGATGAAGAAATCAAGAGCCGTAACTTCCCTACATAA
- the LOC122036270 gene encoding CRIB domain-containing protein RIC7-like, with protein sequence MQIGNPTDVKHVAHIGCDTQSINNSPSWMSEFRSRPPTSDAETASADAASDPHPGSGSNTRDEAAPPRSSRHVESPSREGSVRGTRGHQSSGGADSPSRELSDGTRKGARKHRGGAAAGEEHLPAVTKKPHRRKPKATSSSSAASSSSPRSKAAAGSNVSGFEEQVSDSSKPVAEDGETK encoded by the exons atgcaAATCGGCAACCCCACCGACGTTAAACACGTCGCACACATCGGTTGCGACACTCAATCGATTAATAATTCTCCTAGTTGG ATGAGCGAGTTCCGATCACGCCCGCCCACATCCGACGCAGAGACCGCTTCCGCCGACGCCGCTTCAG ACCCCCACCCTGGCAGCGGATCCAACACCCGCGACGAGGCGGCGCCTCCCCGGTCCTCGCGGCACGTGGAAAGCCCCAGCCGCGAAGGCTCCGTCCGGGGAACGCGAGGCCACCAGTCGTCCGGCGGCGCCGACAGCCCGTCGAGGGAGCTGTCGGATGGGACCAGAAAGGGGGCGCGGAAGCACCGCGGAGGCGCCGCCGCGGGCGAGGAGCATCTCCCGGCCGTTACCAAGAAGCCGCACCGCCGCAAGCCCAAGGCCACCTCCTCATCCTcggccgcctcctcctcctccccgaGGTCGAAGGCAGCGGCGGGATCGAACGTATCCGGATTTGAAGAGCAGGTATCCGACTCCTCGAAGCCCGTGGCAGAGGACGGTGAAACGAAATGA